The following coding sequences lie in one Crassostrea angulata isolate pt1a10 chromosome 10, ASM2561291v2, whole genome shotgun sequence genomic window:
- the LOC128168249 gene encoding solute carrier family 2, facilitated glucose transporter member 12-like isoform X2, protein MAADMLEEEEVLLSKDSALNLSDSEDDSAIKSTKIELQECHLRSVPVEEDGIPSQNSCGSIHVVFASIMASLGGVLFGYDIGIISGAVLQLRDEFCLSCSFQEMVISAMLMGAIAGSLIGGFLIDKYGRRLTIIVNTVVFLLGAVVLGLSPNYPSLIVGRLLLGFAVSLSATGECIYISEIAPPKKRGQLVSLNELGITLGLLLAYLVNYLFINVTEGWRYMFGLSAIPAAIQGVGMFFLPKSPRFLALTGKDAEAEEVLLKLRDGRKMQVHRELEKIKSSLSNEKEHSGLGLLSSSDNMRGRMFIGAGLVFFQQCTGQPNVLYYAPTIFEGIGFESDSAATLATVGLGCVKVVMTVITLCCVDKWGRRRFLLTGATLMGVSLLLLGIISHLNDHVYGSNPCQESVQCTQAATDLTNNFTIPYSTTPQVFIANESYTLSEAEWLSYYMDNYTAAPPEEPHVHIHGSTLGKIAAFTSLMLYVAAFGFSFGPVSWLILSEIFPASVRGRAISLATVLNWGTNLVVSLTFLNIIENIGVSWTFVMFSVVCAVSVIFIFFAVPETRGKSLEQISKELNNRSLKSGIRAYCKRLHCCNPLTGSPIKLPNYHRVQSTDSFNEIS, encoded by the exons ATGGCAGCTGACATGCTGGAAGAAGAAG aagTTCTTCTCAGCAAAGATTCAGCTTTAAATCTCTCAGATTCTGAGGATGACAGCGCaataaaatccacaaaaatcGAGCTGCAGGAATGCCATCTCAGGAGCGTACCTGTGGAGGAGGATGGGATACCGTCCCAGAATTCATGCGGCTCCATTCATGTGGTGTTCGCCTCTATCATGGCCTCCTTGGGTGGAGTGCTGTTTGGATATGACatag GGATCATATCCGGGGCAGTTCTACAACTCCGGGATGAGTTCTGTCTGTCCTGCTCCTTCCAGGAGATGGTCATCAGTGCCATGTTGATGGGAGCTATTGCAGGGTCATTAATTGGAG GGTTTTTGATTGACAAGTATGGCCGGCGATTGACCATCATAGTCAATACAGTTGTGTTTCTGCTGGGAGCCGTTGTCTTGGGATTGTCACCTAACTACCCCTCACTG attgtTGGGCGTCTGCTCCTAGGATTTGCTGTTTCGCTGTCCGCAACAGGCGAATGTATTTACATCTCTGAGATAGCACCTCCT aaaaagcGAGGTCAGCTTGTGTCACTGAACGAGCTTGGGATAACTTTGGGACTACTGTTGGCCTACCTCGTCAACTACTTATTTATCAATGTCACCGAGGGATG GCGATACATGTTTGGTCTGTCAGCCATACCTGCAGCAATACAGGGGGTGGGGATGTTTTTCCTACCTAAAAGTCCTCGCTTCCTGGCCCTAACAGGCAAAGATGCGGAG GCAGAAGAAGTTTTGTTGAAGTTGAGAGATGGGAGAAAGATGCAGGTACACCGGGAACTGGAGAAGATAAAATCATCGTTAAGCAATGAAAAG GAACACTCTGGCCTGGGCCTGCTGAGTTCCAGTGACAACATGAGAGGCAGGATGTTCATCGGAGCTGGACTGGTATTCTTTCAGCAG TGCACTGGCCAGCCCAATGTGTTGTACTATGCTCCAACAATATTTGAGGGAATTGGATTTGAGTCGGATTCAGCAGCCACATTAGCTACAGTTGGACTGGGCTGTGTCAAG GTTGTGATGACTGTGATAACTCTGTGCTGTGTTGACAAGTGGGGGCGCCGGCGGTTCCTGCTGACTGGAGCCACGCTGATGGGCGTGTCCCTATTACTCCTTGGCATCATTTCTCATCTCAACGACCACGTGTACGGTTCTAATCCCTGCCAGGAAAGTGTTCAGTGTACTCAGGCAGCAACAGACTTAACCAATAATTTCACAATACCTTATTCTACAACGCCACAAGTGTTCATTGCCAACGAGTCTTATACATTGTCGGAGGCGGAGTGGCTGTCATATTATATGGACAATTACACTGCTGCCCCACCAGAGGAGCCACATGTACACATTCATGGCTCCACCCTGGGGAAGATAGCAGCCTTTACATCTTTGATGCTTTATGTGGCTGCTTTTGGATTCAGTTTTGGTCCAG TGTCCTGGTTGATTCTAAGCGAGATTTTTCCCGCCTCTGTCAGAGGGAGGGCCATCTCTCTTGCCACGGTCCTCAACTGGGGAACCAATCTTGTTGTATCACTCACATTTCTAAATATCATTG aAAACATTGGGGTCTCATGGACGTTTGTCATGTTTAGCGTCGTTTGTGCTGTGTCtgtgattttcatattttttgctGTCCCTGAAACCCGGGGAAAGTCCCTAGAACAAATCTCCAAAGAGCTTAATAACAG ATCCCTGAAGTCTGGAATTCGTGCATATTGTAAACGGCTTCACTGCTGCAATCCACTGACTGGTTCACCTATAAAGCTGCCAAATTACCATCGCGTTCAGAGTACCGACTCCTTCAATGAAATctcttaa
- the LOC128168249 gene encoding solute carrier family 2, facilitated glucose transporter member 12-like isoform X1 — protein MGDIRITFGDVSDSENELEFSSDSEVLLSKDSALNLSDSEDDSAIKSTKIELQECHLRSVPVEEDGIPSQNSCGSIHVVFASIMASLGGVLFGYDIGIISGAVLQLRDEFCLSCSFQEMVISAMLMGAIAGSLIGGFLIDKYGRRLTIIVNTVVFLLGAVVLGLSPNYPSLIVGRLLLGFAVSLSATGECIYISEIAPPKKRGQLVSLNELGITLGLLLAYLVNYLFINVTEGWRYMFGLSAIPAAIQGVGMFFLPKSPRFLALTGKDAEAEEVLLKLRDGRKMQVHRELEKIKSSLSNEKEHSGLGLLSSSDNMRGRMFIGAGLVFFQQCTGQPNVLYYAPTIFEGIGFESDSAATLATVGLGCVKVVMTVITLCCVDKWGRRRFLLTGATLMGVSLLLLGIISHLNDHVYGSNPCQESVQCTQAATDLTNNFTIPYSTTPQVFIANESYTLSEAEWLSYYMDNYTAAPPEEPHVHIHGSTLGKIAAFTSLMLYVAAFGFSFGPVSWLILSEIFPASVRGRAISLATVLNWGTNLVVSLTFLNIIENIGVSWTFVMFSVVCAVSVIFIFFAVPETRGKSLEQISKELNNRSLKSGIRAYCKRLHCCNPLTGSPIKLPNYHRVQSTDSFNEIS, from the exons ATGGGTGATATAAGGATTACTTTTGGCGACGTATCTGATTCTGAAAATGAACTTGAATTTTCAAGTGATTCAG aagTTCTTCTCAGCAAAGATTCAGCTTTAAATCTCTCAGATTCTGAGGATGACAGCGCaataaaatccacaaaaatcGAGCTGCAGGAATGCCATCTCAGGAGCGTACCTGTGGAGGAGGATGGGATACCGTCCCAGAATTCATGCGGCTCCATTCATGTGGTGTTCGCCTCTATCATGGCCTCCTTGGGTGGAGTGCTGTTTGGATATGACatag GGATCATATCCGGGGCAGTTCTACAACTCCGGGATGAGTTCTGTCTGTCCTGCTCCTTCCAGGAGATGGTCATCAGTGCCATGTTGATGGGAGCTATTGCAGGGTCATTAATTGGAG GGTTTTTGATTGACAAGTATGGCCGGCGATTGACCATCATAGTCAATACAGTTGTGTTTCTGCTGGGAGCCGTTGTCTTGGGATTGTCACCTAACTACCCCTCACTG attgtTGGGCGTCTGCTCCTAGGATTTGCTGTTTCGCTGTCCGCAACAGGCGAATGTATTTACATCTCTGAGATAGCACCTCCT aaaaagcGAGGTCAGCTTGTGTCACTGAACGAGCTTGGGATAACTTTGGGACTACTGTTGGCCTACCTCGTCAACTACTTATTTATCAATGTCACCGAGGGATG GCGATACATGTTTGGTCTGTCAGCCATACCTGCAGCAATACAGGGGGTGGGGATGTTTTTCCTACCTAAAAGTCCTCGCTTCCTGGCCCTAACAGGCAAAGATGCGGAG GCAGAAGAAGTTTTGTTGAAGTTGAGAGATGGGAGAAAGATGCAGGTACACCGGGAACTGGAGAAGATAAAATCATCGTTAAGCAATGAAAAG GAACACTCTGGCCTGGGCCTGCTGAGTTCCAGTGACAACATGAGAGGCAGGATGTTCATCGGAGCTGGACTGGTATTCTTTCAGCAG TGCACTGGCCAGCCCAATGTGTTGTACTATGCTCCAACAATATTTGAGGGAATTGGATTTGAGTCGGATTCAGCAGCCACATTAGCTACAGTTGGACTGGGCTGTGTCAAG GTTGTGATGACTGTGATAACTCTGTGCTGTGTTGACAAGTGGGGGCGCCGGCGGTTCCTGCTGACTGGAGCCACGCTGATGGGCGTGTCCCTATTACTCCTTGGCATCATTTCTCATCTCAACGACCACGTGTACGGTTCTAATCCCTGCCAGGAAAGTGTTCAGTGTACTCAGGCAGCAACAGACTTAACCAATAATTTCACAATACCTTATTCTACAACGCCACAAGTGTTCATTGCCAACGAGTCTTATACATTGTCGGAGGCGGAGTGGCTGTCATATTATATGGACAATTACACTGCTGCCCCACCAGAGGAGCCACATGTACACATTCATGGCTCCACCCTGGGGAAGATAGCAGCCTTTACATCTTTGATGCTTTATGTGGCTGCTTTTGGATTCAGTTTTGGTCCAG TGTCCTGGTTGATTCTAAGCGAGATTTTTCCCGCCTCTGTCAGAGGGAGGGCCATCTCTCTTGCCACGGTCCTCAACTGGGGAACCAATCTTGTTGTATCACTCACATTTCTAAATATCATTG aAAACATTGGGGTCTCATGGACGTTTGTCATGTTTAGCGTCGTTTGTGCTGTGTCtgtgattttcatattttttgctGTCCCTGAAACCCGGGGAAAGTCCCTAGAACAAATCTCCAAAGAGCTTAATAACAG ATCCCTGAAGTCTGGAATTCGTGCATATTGTAAACGGCTTCACTGCTGCAATCCACTGACTGGTTCACCTATAAAGCTGCCAAATTACCATCGCGTTCAGAGTACCGACTCCTTCAATGAAATctcttaa